One window of Methanobacterium alkalithermotolerans genomic DNA carries:
- a CDS encoding 50S ribosomal protein L11, which translates to MAKDTVEILIEGGKATPGPPLGPAIGPLGINMMQVVEQINSKTSDFAGMKVPVKIIVDGDTKEFEIEIGTPPTTALIMDELKIEKGSQDPGLDKVADLSIDQAMKIARMKFDSLLANDYKSGAKEVIGTCVSMGLTVEGKDPREVQKEIDQGIFDDVLLS; encoded by the coding sequence ATGGCTAAAGATACCGTTGAAATTCTTATAGAAGGCGGAAAAGCCACTCCAGGTCCACCTTTAGGTCCTGCGATTGGCCCGCTAGGAATTAATATGATGCAAGTAGTGGAGCAAATAAATAGTAAAACCTCAGATTTTGCAGGAATGAAAGTACCTGTTAAAATCATTGTGGATGGTGACACTAAAGAATTCGAAATAGAAATAGGTACTCCACCTACCACGGCACTGATAATGGATGAATTGAAAATTGAAAAAGGTTCCCAGGATCCTGGATTGGATAAGGTGGCTGATTTGTCCATAGATCAGGCAATGAAAATTGCCCGAATGAAATTTGATTCTCTTTTAGCAAACGACTATAAAAGCGGTGCTAAAGAAGTTATAGGTACTTGTGTGAGTATGGGATTAACTGTAGAAGGTAAAGATCCTCGTGAAGTACAAAAAGAGATCGATCAGGGCATTTTTGATGATGTGCTCCTATCATAA
- a CDS encoding 50S ribosomal protein L1, with protein MKQEILEAVKEATEQSQSRNFTQSIDVIITIKDLDVNKPENRFDEEVSLPNGRGKAVNVAFIADGELAVQAKNAGADLIINKADLEDLGKNRKEAKKLANRHNFFVAQADMMPLVGRFLGPVLGPRKKMPKPVPASIKPDPILERLRSTVKVRIKDQPIIQTMVGTQDMDAEMVVENIEAVLNILDRNLEKGRNQIKSMYIKTTMGPVVRVI; from the coding sequence ATGAAACAAGAGATATTGGAAGCGGTGAAGGAGGCTACGGAACAATCCCAGTCGAGAAACTTCACACAATCCATTGATGTGATTATCACTATCAAGGATTTAGACGTCAATAAACCAGAGAATAGATTTGACGAGGAAGTTTCTCTACCAAATGGCCGCGGAAAAGCTGTTAATGTGGCTTTTATCGCAGATGGTGAACTGGCTGTTCAGGCTAAAAATGCTGGCGCAGATCTAATAATCAATAAAGCAGATTTAGAGGATCTGGGTAAAAACAGAAAAGAAGCCAAAAAACTCGCTAACCGACACAACTTCTTTGTAGCTCAGGCAGATATGATGCCCCTGGTAGGTAGATTCTTAGGTCCGGTTTTAGGTCCCAGGAAAAAAATGCCCAAACCAGTTCCAGCATCTATCAAGCCAGATCCAATACTGGAAAGGCTACGAAGCACAGTTAAGGTTAGAATTAAAGATCAGCCTATTATTCAAACAATGGTAGGTACTCAGGATATGGATGCGGAGATGGTTGTAGAAAACATTGAAGCAGTTCTTAATATTCTTGACCGCAACTTAGAGAAAGGAAGAAACCAAATAAAGTCCATGTATATTAAGACCACCATGGGTCCAGTAGTGAGGGTGATTTAA
- a CDS encoding 50S ribosomal protein L10 translates to MAHVAEWKKEEVKDLKELINGYEVVGIANLSDIPARQLQKMRQNLRDKATIRMSKKTLISLALDDSNNKKDNINILSNHMDGQPALIFTDMNPFKLFKILEDSKTAAPAKAGAVPSEDIVVPKGDTGFPPGPILGELQQIGIPAKIDKGKIVVQKDQVVVKAGEEVSAKVAGILTRLDIQPMEVGIDLKAAYENETVYTADLLTIDEEQTLSDIQRAFAQAFNLSVNAVIFTKESMPAIIQNAATKSLNLAFNASVLTSKTTEMLLSKAYSQMLAVAAEASGKDSDAVDEELLEKLASTATSAPEAEEKKEEKPDEEEEEEEQEEDAAAGLGALFG, encoded by the coding sequence ATGGCTCACGTTGCTGAATGGAAAAAAGAAGAGGTCAAAGACCTCAAAGAACTGATTAATGGTTATGAAGTGGTTGGAATAGCTAACTTGTCTGATATTCCTGCCCGGCAACTGCAGAAAATGCGACAAAATCTGCGGGATAAAGCCACCATCAGGATGTCCAAAAAAACTCTAATCAGTTTGGCCCTGGATGATTCTAATAATAAAAAGGATAATATAAATATCCTGTCCAATCACATGGATGGTCAACCTGCTTTAATATTCACCGACATGAATCCCTTTAAGCTATTTAAAATCCTGGAAGATAGTAAAACAGCCGCACCTGCCAAAGCCGGTGCTGTTCCTTCTGAAGATATAGTAGTTCCTAAGGGTGATACTGGATTCCCTCCAGGTCCGATTCTAGGTGAATTGCAGCAGATAGGCATACCTGCAAAAATTGACAAGGGTAAAATTGTAGTACAAAAGGATCAGGTAGTGGTTAAAGCTGGTGAAGAAGTATCAGCAAAAGTAGCCGGTATACTGACCCGACTGGACATACAACCCATGGAAGTAGGAATAGACCTTAAAGCAGCTTATGAGAATGAAACTGTTTATACGGCAGATCTTCTAACCATAGATGAAGAACAGACCCTTTCAGACATTCAAAGAGCATTTGCTCAGGCATTCAACCTTTCAGTTAATGCAGTTATTTTCACTAAAGAATCTATGCCTGCTATCATACAGAATGCAGCAACTAAATCACTGAATCTGGCATTCAACGCCTCAGTACTGACTTCTAAGACTACTGAAATGCTACTATCTAAAGCTTACTCTCAAATGTTAGCAGTAGCAGCTGAAGCATCTGGAAAAGATTCTGACGCCGTTGATGAAGAACTTCTTGAAAAATTAGCTTCCACTGCTACCTCAGCACCTGAAGCTGAAGAAAAGAAAGAAGAAAAGCCTGATGAAGAAGAAGAGGAAGAAGAACAAGAAGAGGATGCCGCAGCTGGCCTAGGGGCCCTTTTCGGATAG
- the rpl12p gene encoding 50S ribosomal protein P1, with translation MEYIYAAMLLHTTGEEINEENVKKVLDAAGAEADDARIKALIAALEDVDIEEAMEKTAVAATAAPAAAAAPAAEEAEEEEEEEDEEEQEEEAAAGLGALFG, from the coding sequence ATGGAATACATATACGCAGCAATGTTATTGCACACCACTGGTGAGGAAATTAATGAAGAGAACGTAAAAAAGGTATTAGATGCAGCTGGAGCCGAAGCAGATGATGCTAGGATCAAAGCTTTAATCGCCGCTCTGGAAGATGTGGATATTGAAGAAGCTATGGAAAAAACCGCCGTAGCCGCTACCGCAGCTCCTGCAGCAGCAGCTGCTCCTGCAGCTGAAGAAGCTGAAGAGGAAGAGGAAGAAGAAGACGAAGAAGAACAAGAAGAAGAAGCAGCAGCCGGTTTAGGCGCTCTCTTCGGATAA
- the alaS gene encoding alanine--tRNA ligase: protein MSHQLEELGYKKKKCVTCGNDFWSINDRHTCGDAPCDKYEFIGNPATKKKYDLYQIQKTFQEFFQKNEHTPIKRYPVLAKRWRDDVFLVGASIYNFQPWVSSGMVEPPANPLVVAQPSIRLNDVDNVGRTGRHMTCFTMGGHHAFNTPDNQVYWEDETVKYCHDFIKHVGINPDEITFIESWWEGGGNAGPCYEICVRGVELATLVFIQYRTLPGGKKEEIPLKIVDTGYGLERFAWISQGTPTAYDASFGPIIDQLKDLASVDVDKQILAENAQVAGMMDIETFADLRSLRKQVANRLGLSVEELEKSAEPMEAVYVVADHTRCLAFMLADGVIPSNVKEGYLARLVLRRTIRFMQELNMRESLSDIMNIQADFLSSHYPEIRKHQDHIHNIISLEEKRYTKTASKGKNLVKKSIKHLKKENKDEIPLEMLIKLYDSQGIPPETIKEIAESMDFSVSVPDNFYTLVANEHEEEVPEETVRVELNYPPTRLLFYDEFDKTSFQAKFLGLYENNIILDQTIFYPEGGGQPSDTGFIEIEGEKIRVKHAQKLDEVVLHQISPEDIPSLDKLTGKEIKGGINWERRMALARNHTATHLIVAAARKVLGDHIWQAGAQKGVKRSRIDLSHYKRITTDEVNQIEKLANQYVMLNSQVNISWMNRTAAEKKYGFILYQGGVVPGSSIRVIDIPGVDVQACAGTHMNQTGDIGIIKINKTERVQDGVERVDFSAGEAAVESMQQNDYYLRSSAEVFKVNLDQLPKTCDRFFTEWKAFKNEINRLKQEMAALKMENILGKAEKLGMFQVLKYQLEADLPEMQKMALDLTREEGNFDVVFLGNMDGKIVGSASKKAQESGVKINEIIKEAATLLGGGGGGRPNLAQGAGPKTDKMNEALDSAFESLENKI, encoded by the coding sequence ATGTCTCACCAGCTTGAAGAACTTGGATATAAAAAGAAAAAGTGTGTAACCTGTGGTAATGATTTCTGGTCTATAAATGATCGCCATACTTGTGGGGACGCCCCCTGCGATAAGTATGAATTTATAGGAAATCCTGCCACTAAAAAGAAATATGACCTCTATCAAATTCAGAAAACTTTCCAGGAATTTTTCCAGAAAAACGAACATACTCCTATAAAACGATATCCGGTTCTGGCTAAAAGGTGGAGGGATGATGTTTTCCTGGTAGGGGCATCTATTTATAATTTCCAGCCCTGGGTATCTTCCGGGATGGTAGAACCACCGGCCAATCCATTGGTAGTTGCCCAGCCATCTATTCGGTTGAACGACGTGGATAATGTGGGAAGAACTGGCCGTCACATGACCTGTTTTACCATGGGAGGTCACCATGCATTTAATACCCCCGATAATCAGGTTTACTGGGAAGACGAGACAGTTAAATACTGTCATGATTTCATAAAACATGTGGGCATCAATCCGGATGAGATAACTTTCATAGAATCCTGGTGGGAAGGAGGAGGAAATGCAGGACCCTGTTATGAGATCTGTGTAAGGGGGGTGGAACTGGCCACCCTGGTTTTTATCCAGTACCGAACCTTACCTGGTGGAAAAAAGGAAGAAATACCTTTAAAAATTGTTGATACTGGCTACGGATTGGAGAGATTTGCCTGGATTTCACAGGGAACCCCTACTGCATATGATGCTTCTTTTGGCCCTATTATTGATCAGCTAAAGGATCTGGCCAGTGTGGATGTAGATAAGCAGATACTGGCTGAAAATGCACAGGTAGCGGGCATGATGGATATTGAAACTTTTGCTGATCTTAGAAGTTTGAGAAAGCAGGTGGCAAATCGGCTGGGATTATCAGTTGAAGAACTGGAAAAATCTGCTGAACCCATGGAGGCAGTATATGTGGTGGCAGACCATACCCGGTGTCTGGCTTTCATGCTGGCTGATGGAGTGATTCCTTCCAATGTTAAAGAGGGATATCTGGCCCGACTGGTATTGCGTAGAACCATACGTTTTATGCAGGAATTAAATATGCGAGAATCTCTTTCTGATATTATGAATATTCAGGCTGACTTTTTATCTTCACACTACCCTGAAATAAGGAAACATCAGGATCATATTCATAATATAATTAGCCTGGAAGAAAAAAGATATACTAAAACGGCTTCTAAAGGAAAAAATCTGGTAAAAAAGAGCATAAAACATCTTAAAAAAGAAAATAAAGATGAAATACCTCTAGAAATGCTTATAAAACTTTATGATTCCCAGGGAATACCTCCGGAAACTATAAAAGAAATTGCAGAATCTATGGACTTTTCAGTATCAGTTCCAGATAATTTCTATACTCTGGTGGCCAATGAACATGAAGAAGAAGTTCCAGAAGAAACTGTTCGGGTGGAACTGAATTATCCTCCCACCCGGCTCTTATTCTATGACGAGTTTGATAAAACCAGTTTCCAGGCTAAATTTTTGGGCCTCTATGAAAACAACATTATCCTGGATCAAACCATCTTTTATCCAGAAGGTGGAGGACAACCTTCAGATACAGGATTTATAGAAATAGAAGGGGAAAAAATCAGGGTTAAACACGCTCAAAAGTTGGATGAAGTGGTATTACACCAGATAAGTCCAGAAGATATTCCCTCCCTGGATAAACTGACAGGTAAAGAAATTAAAGGAGGTATAAACTGGGAACGGCGTATGGCACTGGCTCGAAATCATACTGCCACCCACCTTATAGTGGCTGCTGCTCGAAAGGTATTAGGAGATCACATATGGCAGGCAGGAGCACAAAAAGGAGTAAAAAGATCCAGAATAGACCTGTCCCATTACAAGAGAATCACTACTGATGAGGTAAATCAAATTGAAAAACTGGCTAACCAATATGTGATGTTGAACTCTCAGGTAAATATAAGCTGGATGAATCGTACTGCTGCTGAGAAAAAGTATGGTTTCATACTGTATCAGGGAGGAGTGGTGCCTGGTTCTTCTATTCGGGTTATCGATATTCCTGGAGTGGATGTGCAGGCCTGTGCAGGAACCCATATGAATCAAACTGGGGATATTGGAATTATAAAAATTAATAAAACCGAAAGAGTTCAGGATGGAGTGGAAAGGGTGGATTTTTCTGCCGGTGAAGCTGCCGTGGAATCCATGCAGCAGAATGATTATTACCTGCGCTCCAGTGCAGAAGTATTCAAGGTAAATCTGGATCAACTTCCCAAAACATGTGATAGATTCTTCACAGAATGGAAAGCATTTAAAAATGAAATAAACCGCCTGAAACAGGAAATGGCTGCTTTAAAAATGGAAAACATACTGGGAAAAGCTGAAAAACTGGGAATGTTCCAGGTATTAAAATACCAGCTAGAAGCAGACCTTCCCGAGATGCAGAAAATGGCTCTGGATTTAACCCGGGAAGAAGGGAATTTTGATGTGGTTTTTTTGGGCAATATGGATGGTAAAATAGTAGGATCTGCCTCTAAAAAAGCCCAGGAATCTGGTGTGAAAATAAATGAGATTATAAAAGAAGCTGCAACCCTTTTGGGTGGGGGAGGTGGAGGAAGACCAAACCTGGCCCAGGGTGCAGGACCTAAAACGGATAAAATGAATGAAGCTCTGGATAGTGCCTTTGAGAGTCTGGAAAACAAAATTTAA
- a CDS encoding FmdE family protein, whose product MKESKKILPFSEVTRFHGHVCPGTAIGYRAGEIAINELSSSRAVDEEFLAIVENDSCSVDAIQVLTGCTFGKGNLIFKDYGKNVYTFINRTSGDVLRLSLSKSVDEIDPEFSNLRKKAFSQKSSAQDKVNFEKRKDELSQKILDMDAAELFKIENIDLEIPEAARIFASVKCSKCGEFVAEHRARVENGQFSCIPCFSEYSRN is encoded by the coding sequence ATGAAAGAAAGTAAAAAAATACTCCCCTTTTCGGAAGTTACTCGTTTCCATGGTCATGTATGTCCCGGAACTGCCATAGGATATCGTGCTGGTGAAATAGCTATAAATGAACTCAGTTCTTCCCGGGCAGTTGATGAGGAATTTCTGGCCATAGTAGAAAATGATAGCTGCAGTGTGGATGCTATTCAGGTGTTAACCGGGTGTACTTTTGGTAAAGGCAATTTAATTTTCAAAGATTATGGAAAAAATGTTTATACCTTTATAAACCGAACCAGTGGCGATGTTTTGCGTTTATCCTTAAGTAAGAGTGTTGACGAGATTGACCCTGAATTTTCAAATCTGCGAAAAAAAGCTTTTTCACAAAAATCAAGTGCACAGGATAAGGTTAATTTTGAAAAACGAAAGGATGAATTATCTCAAAAAATTCTGGATATGGATGCTGCTGAACTCTTTAAAATAGAAAATATTGATCTGGAAATTCCTGAAGCGGCCCGGATATTCGCTTCAGTAAAGTGTTCTAAATGTGGAGAATTTGTTGCCGAGCACCGGGCCAGAGTTGAAAATGGACAGTTTAGTTGTATTCCCTGTTTTAGTGAATATTCTCGAAATTAG
- a CDS encoding methanogenesis marker 16 metalloprotein, with amino-acid sequence MLNRSIEEINQKISQGEARVFTAEEVTRMVVDGEKPSASEIDVVTTGTCGIMSGTAALLHLKVDEPGSFKKAKKIYLNGVPGFPGPCPNEWLGSVDLIIYGTAHSIHDSDYGGGFLFKDMVAGKEIEIKVESTHGEIIESSTTLEEMGTARMIGTRMAFKNYTAFVNPDSKPVSSIFNAIDMEGPFQGLSFSGCGELNPLQNDPVMKTICMGSRILLNGSEGFIMDHGTRSTSKKPNLMLTADMHDMNSHYLGGFKTAAGPEVFDSVAIAIPITSQEVLEQTFIKNSDIKLPVADIKGRHLPLTETDYGKLWNGTESRPTYYPEKCINCATCLVKERCPTLAFNQGLNRKKCFGCGMCAYSCDQGTFEMKTGSVELEIEKQIFDVPIACRQSDLKRAREITRDLTRRIEKGLFSIYKC; translated from the coding sequence ATATTGAATCGCAGTATAGAAGAAATAAATCAGAAAATTTCCCAAGGTGAAGCCCGTGTTTTCACAGCAGAAGAAGTTACCAGAATGGTTGTTGATGGCGAAAAACCATCTGCCAGTGAAATTGATGTAGTTACCACCGGTACATGTGGTATAATGTCTGGTACTGCTGCTCTACTTCATTTAAAGGTCGATGAACCAGGATCATTTAAAAAAGCAAAAAAAATCTATTTAAATGGTGTTCCTGGATTTCCAGGTCCATGTCCCAATGAATGGCTGGGCTCTGTTGACTTAATTATTTATGGAACTGCCCACAGCATCCATGATTCTGATTATGGTGGTGGTTTTTTATTCAAGGATATGGTGGCCGGTAAGGAAATTGAAATAAAAGTGGAATCAACTCATGGTGAGATAATTGAATCATCCACCACCTTAGAAGAGATGGGAACCGCCCGGATGATTGGAACGCGTATGGCATTTAAAAACTACACTGCATTTGTAAACCCTGATTCTAAACCAGTGTCTTCCATATTTAACGCCATAGATATGGAAGGTCCTTTCCAGGGACTATCCTTTTCTGGTTGTGGAGAACTAAATCCTTTACAAAATGATCCGGTGATGAAAACCATCTGCATGGGATCTCGAATACTTTTAAATGGTTCTGAAGGTTTTATAATGGATCATGGAACCAGAAGTACTTCAAAAAAACCTAATTTGATGCTAACTGCAGATATGCATGATATGAATTCTCACTATCTGGGAGGTTTTAAAACTGCTGCAGGTCCAGAAGTATTTGATTCAGTTGCTATAGCCATTCCCATAACCAGCCAGGAAGTTCTGGAGCAGACATTCATTAAAAATTCAGACATTAAGTTACCGGTTGCAGATATAAAAGGAAGACACCTACCTCTGACCGAAACTGACTATGGAAAATTATGGAATGGAACTGAATCAAGGCCAACATATTACCCTGAAAAATGTATTAATTGCGCCACCTGCCTGGTAAAAGAAAGGTGTCCCACCCTGGCCTTTAACCAGGGCCTTAATAGAAAAAAATGTTTTGGCTGCGGTATGTGTGCCTATTCCTGTGATCAGGGGACTTTTGAAATGAAAACTGGCAGTGTGGAACTTGAAATAGAAAAACAGATCTTTGATGTTCCTATTGCCTGCCGACAGTCTGATTTAAAAAGAGCCAGGGAAATAACCCGGGATCTTACCCGGAGAATAGAAAAAGGACTTTTTTCTATTTACAAATGTTAA